The genomic region GACTTCGGTGCCATGGATGCGGACCGTCTTTTCGCCGTCGAGAAGAAGCCTTCCGAGCGTGCCTTCGGCCTGGTAGCCGACGAACAGAACCGTGTTCTGCGGTTTCCAGAGTTGGTGGCGCAGATGGTGCTTGATGCGGCCTGCGTCGCACATGCCGCTCGACGACATGATGATCGAGCCGCGAGCGTTGTTGAGTTCCTTCGACTCCTCGACCGAGCGCGTGAAGCGGAAATGGCTCGCGTCGAACAGTTTTCCGCGCTTCTTCAGCAGGTTCGTCGCATCCTCGTCATACAGCTCGGGATACTTCGCGAACACCTTGGTCGAGTCGCTGGCCAGCGGCGAATCGACGGTCACCTGCACCTCGGGAATCTCGCGCCGCTCCATCAGGATGGTCAGATCGTGCATCAGGTCCTGGGTCCGCTCGACCGCGAACGCCGGGATGATGAGGTTTCCGCCGCGCTTGATCGTGTCGTTGACGACCTTCGAAAGCTGCTTCAGGCGAGCTTCCTTGTCGTCGGGCGGCCGCACGCGGTTCCCGTAGGTGGATTCGACGAGAAGGATGTCGGTGTCGCTCGCGTATTCCGGGTCCTTGATGATCGGATGGTCTTTCGAGCCGAGGTCTCCCGAGAAAATGATGCGTTTGTCGACGCCTTCGCGCCTGATCCGGATGTCGAGAAACGCGGAGCCGAGGAGGTGGCCGGCGTTCCTGAACGTCACGGAAATGCCCTGCGCGGGTTCGATCGCCTCACCTTCTCTCGCAGACTTCATGAGCGTGAGGGTCTTGTTTGCATCTTCTTCAGTATATATCGGCTGAAGTTCTTCAAGCCCCTTCCGTTCGTTGCGGCGGTTCTTCATCTCAACTTCGGACTCCTGGATGCGCGCCGAGTCAGGAAGCATGTATCCCATCAGGTCGACGGTGGGGCCGGTTCCCCAGATGGCGCCCGAAAAGCCGTGTTTCACGAGCTTCGGCAGCAGTCCCGTGTGATCGATATGCGCGTGGGTCACCAGCACGAAATCGATCTCGCCGGGTGCGAAGGGAAACGCGCCGTAGTTTCGTTCGCGCAGGGTCTTGCTGCCCTGGAACATGCCGCAGTCGACGAGGAACCTGATGTCACCCGTCTCGACCTCGTAACAGGATCCGGTCACGCAGCCGGCGGCACCATGGAATGTGATCTTCATACATCCTCTCCTTGCCATCACGGGATCATGTCACACGACCAGCGACGCCCATTATACATGAAGGCAGAGAAAAAAAGCCTGTTCCGGGCGCAGGTTTTCGGCAGGTTACGATCTGATGACCGTCTTGACGGGAATCTTCTTCTTTTTCGCGTATTCGAGGAGCTTGTCGCGACGCATCGTGTGATACACGCGGAACGGGTGCTGATGCCCCTCGAGCATGTAGGACATCTCGACGATCGTGTGATACAGGTTGTAGACGACCGTCACGCCCGTAATCTCGCCTTCCTCGGCGGCGTCGAAACTCTTGGGAACATGCCCGACGAGGCCGTAGCGGCCTTTCCCGATCACGTACACGTAGCTCTGGAGAGCCGGCCCGAGCACCTTGAACTCTTCCGGGCTCAGCGGGATATACGTGAATACCGTGCCGAGATCGCCGTCATCGAGCTGAACGGCCCAGGGCCGCGCGAACTCTTTCAAGGAAAGCGCCTCGCGGATCTGATCGAACACTTCGTTTGTGAGGGGTTTTGCTCCCATGGCGTGCATTGTAGGGCAACGCCGGGGAGCATGCAAGAAAAAAGTATGCTGAACGAGAAGCGGAGTTCTGGTAAATTGGTAACACCCGTTTCGGCGGGCCCATTCCCCATCCGGAGAAACATCGTGAACCAGCCGTCAGCCGCCATCGATCCGAATGTCCAACATCCCGAGGTGATTGATTACGACACTTCGTTCAGGCTTACGCCGCGCGCCGTCATCACCGGCATGATTCTCGGCGGTATCATGAGCCTGTCGAACCTGTATGTCGCGCTCAAGACCGGCTGGAGCATCGGCGTCTCGATCACCGCGGGCATTCTCGGTTTCGCGATTTTCGCTTTCATGCACCGGGCCGGCATCATCAAGACCGGCCTCGACCTGCAGGAAAACAACTACCTGAAATCCGTCGCCAGCGCCGCCGGATACATGACCGGCGGCGGGACGGTCGCCGCGATTCCGGCGCTGATGATGCTCACCGGCGAACCCATGCCCGCCTGGACGATGTTCTTCTGGATCTCCTCGATCGCGATGATGGGCGTCATCATGGCCATCCCGATGAAGCAACAGATGATCAACGTCGAGAAGCTCCGGTTCCCGACGGGCATCGCGGCCGCTGAGACGCTGCAGGCGTTGCACAGCAAGGGCGGCGAAGGTTCAGACAAGGCCCGTCTGCTGGGCATCGGCGGTATCGCAGGCGCCATCGTCGCGTTCCTGCGCGACTTCAAGACCTCGTTCATGCCCTGGAACCTGCCCGAAAAAATCAAGATTCCGTATATCACCATCGCCGGCCAGCCACTCGAGAAGTTCACGCTTTCCTTCGAAGGCAGCCTGATCATGATCGGCGCGGGCGCGATCATGGGCTTCCGGGCCGCCTGGAGCATGCTGCTGGGCGCATTGATCAATTTCGCCATCCTGGCCCCGCTCCTGTATTCGAACGGCATCATCGACGCGAAGCTCGGATACAAGAACATCGTCGCCTGGAGCGTCTGGTTCGGCTCGGCGATGATTCTCACGAGCGGGCTGCTGGCGTTCGCGTTCCAGTGGAAATCCGTTCTTCGCGCCATCAAGAGCGTCGGCTCAGCTTTCACGGGAAAGAAGGTCGACGCGGCCTTCGAGAAGGAAGTCCCGATGCTCTGGTTCTTCATCGGGATGCTCATCTTCACCCCGATCATCGTCTATCTCGAACACCTCTTCTTCGGCATCAAATACTGGATGGGTCTGCTTTCCGTCATCCTCGGCTTTTTCATCGCCATCGTCGCCTGCCGCGCCACCGGCGAGACCGACACGACCCCGACCGGCGCGCTCGGCAAGATCACGCAGATCACGTTCGGCATCCTCGACCCGGGCAACGTCACGACAAACCTGATGACGGCGAACGTCACGGGCGGCGTCGGCCTCCACTCGGCCGATCTGCTCACCGATCTCAAGACCGGCTACATCCTCAAGGCCGACCCGAAACAGCAGTTTTGGGCGCAGTTTTTCGGCGTCATCGCCGGCTCGCTGTTCGTCGTGCCGGCCTACAACCTGCTGATCCCGACCCCCGACGTTCTCGGCTCCGACCA from Candidatus Ozemobacteraceae bacterium harbors:
- a CDS encoding MBL fold metallo-hydrolase, which produces MKITFHGAAGCVTGSCYEVETGDIRFLVDCGMFQGSKTLRERNYGAFPFAPGEIDFVLVTHAHIDHTGLLPKLVKHGFSGAIWGTGPTVDLMGYMLPDSARIQESEVEMKNRRNERKGLEELQPIYTEEDANKTLTLMKSAREGEAIEPAQGISVTFRNAGHLLGSAFLDIRIRREGVDKRIIFSGDLGSKDHPIIKDPEYASDTDILLVESTYGNRVRPPDDKEARLKQLSKVVNDTIKRGGNLIIPAFAVERTQDLMHDLTILMERREIPEVQVTVDSPLASDSTKVFAKYPELYDEDATNLLKKRGKLFDASHFRFTRSVEESKELNNARGSIIMSSSGMCDAGRIKHHLRHQLWKPQNTVLFVGYQAEGTLGRLLLDGEKTVRIHGTEVAVKARIADMSGYSGHADQNGLLEWVSKIPAVRDRVFIVHGEDDARNELAAKIREMKGFAVDVPALGQTVDLIALPATPAATPKPAPAAVPELPKVDSYNLYAGLMLQLADFMRSQSDEDKRRTILLRISETLKQAS
- a CDS encoding OPT family oligopeptide transporter, coding for MNQPSAAIDPNVQHPEVIDYDTSFRLTPRAVITGMILGGIMSLSNLYVALKTGWSIGVSITAGILGFAIFAFMHRAGIIKTGLDLQENNYLKSVASAAGYMTGGGTVAAIPALMMLTGEPMPAWTMFFWISSIAMMGVIMAIPMKQQMINVEKLRFPTGIAAAETLQALHSKGGEGSDKARLLGIGGIAGAIVAFLRDFKTSFMPWNLPEKIKIPYITIAGQPLEKFTLSFEGSLIMIGAGAIMGFRAAWSMLLGALINFAILAPLLYSNGIIDAKLGYKNIVAWSVWFGSAMILTSGLLAFAFQWKSVLRAIKSVGSAFTGKKVDAAFEKEVPMLWFFIGMLIFTPIIVYLEHLFFGIKYWMGLLSVILGFFIAIVACRATGETDTTPTGALGKITQITFGILDPGNVTTNLMTANVTGGVGLHSADLLTDLKTGYILKADPKQQFWAQFFGVIAGSLFVVPAYNLLIPTPDVLGSDQWPAPGAQTWKGVAAMLAQGFSTLHWSAQLSLVIGGILGILIVLAERRWPEYRKYIPSATGLGLAFTTPAFNTISMFIGACITLVLEKKDKDIAERTVVPVSSGFIAGESLIGVVIAALAVIGIVK